From Bacteroidota bacterium:
CGGCCAAACAAGATGAGGCGCGCGCTGCAGGAGCCGACTACGTGGGCCTAGAGGACTACATTCAGAAGATCCAGGAGGGGTGGGCGGATGTGGACGTGATCATCGCCACGCCGGATGTAATGCCTCAGCTGGGGCGTCTGGGCAAGATCCTCGGCCCCAAGGGGCTTATGCCCAACCCCAAGAGCGGCACCGTGACGATGGATGTAGCCGAGGCCGTCAAGGCCGTAAAGGCGGGTCGTATCGAGTTCCGCGTCGATCGCTACGGGATCATCCACGCTAGCATCGGGCGCGTCTCTTTCCCGCCGGAGCACTTGGTGGAGAACGCCAAGGCCTTGCTGAAGGAGATCCTCCGCCTACGGCCCGCGGCGGCTAAAGGGGCCTACGTGCGCTCCCTGTACCTGGCTCCCACGATGGGACCAGGGATCAAGGTCAATCGGGCGGTGCTGCAGAACCTGTAAGGCGCCAAGGAGCGAAGCATGAATCGAGCGGAGAAGACCCAGCTTATCGAGCAGCTGGTGGAGAAGGCCCAGCAGGCGCAAGGTATCTACGTGGTCGACTTCTCCAATATGACCGTGCTCGAGGAGTGGGAACTGCGGCGCGCTTTCCGGAAGGCGAACGTGGAATATCGCGTCGTCAAAAACACCCTGTTGCGCATCGCCTTGGAGCGCGTCGGCGGCCATGCGGGGCTGTTGGCGTACCTGAACGGGCAAACCGCGGTGGCCTTCGGCTACGCCGATCCCATCGCCCCGGCCCGGTTGATCAAGGAGTACGCCCAGCAGAACCCCAAGCTGCGCCTTAAAGCGGCTAGTTTGGGTGGAGAAGTCTTCGACGGGGCGCAGCTGGAACAGCTGGCCGCGATGAAGTCCCGCCAAGAGCTGATCGGCGACCTGGTGGGGCTGCTTTTGGCCCCAATCCAGAACGTACTGGGCGCTCTTACGGCGCCAGGCGCCCAACTGGTGGGCGCACTGCGCACGCTATCGGAGCGCGAAGCGGCGTAGAAAAGTCAACAGCAGAAGAAAGGAGCTCATACCTATGGCGGATTTGCAAGCCCTCGCTGAACAGCTGGTCAATCTGACCATCAAGGAGGCCAGCGAGTTAGCCAAGATCCTAGAGGAGCAATATGGCATCAAACCGGCGGCCGCTGCCGTGGCGGTGGCGGCGGCTCCCGCGGCCGGGGGTCCGGCGGAGGCGGCCGTGGAGGAGAAGACAGAATTTGACGTCATCCTCAAAAGCGCCGGGCCGAACAAGATCAACGTCATCAAAGAGGTGCGCGCCATCACCGGTCTGGGCCTAACGGAGGCCAAGGCGCTCGTCGATGGCGCCCCCAAAACGGTCAAGGAGGGCATCTCCAAACAGGAGGCCGAGGAAATCGCCAAGAAGCTGCGGGATGCCGGGGCCGAGGTCGAAATCAAGTAACCGGCGCCTCCCCAAAGAGAACGCCTGCTATTGCGCGGCACTCGGCTCCGGGCTACTCGGAGCCGAGGCCGCCTTGTTGTCTCGCTTTGGGGAACCGTCGCCCTATCGGGCCGGTTTCTACAAAGACATTTCATGCTTAACCCAACAATCGGCGTGAGCGCACATGAGCCAGCCTGAGCTCTCCCCAAACGGTCGCCACACGGTGACCTCCTCCGGGCGCATCTCCTTTGCCCGCATTCAGCCCGTGATCGACTATCCGGATTTCCTGTCGGTGCAGTTGGAATCGTTTCGGGAATTTCTCCAAGAGGACGTGCCGCCTGAGGAGCGGCGGCGCGTGGGCCTGCAGGAGGTCTTCCTGGAGAACTTCCCCATTCAGGATTCGCGCGAAGAGTACACGCTGGACTTCCTCCACTACACGATCGAACCCCCCAAGTACACCATCGAGGAATGTCAAGAGCGGGGCCTGACGTACGCGGTCACGCTCAAGGCGAGGCTTCGGCTTTCGTTCGTGCCCAAGGACGAGCCTGAGCTGGCCGAGCCGCCCATCGAGCAGGACGTGTACTTGGGCACGATCCCGTACATGACCGAACGGGGTACTTTTATCATCAACGGCGCTGAGCGGGTCATCGTCAGCCAGCTGCACCGCTCCCCCGGGGTGATCTTTGGGGAGTCCCTGCATCCCAACGGCACGAAGCTTTACACGGCGCGCGTGATCCCCATGAAGGGCTCGTGGCTGGAATTTGCCACGGATGTCAACAACGTCATGTGGGTGTACATCGACCGGAAGAAGAAGTTTCCGGTCACCATGCTGCTACGCGCCCTGGGCTGGAGCACCAACGAAGATATTCTGCGGCTGTTTTCGTTGTCGGAGGAGATCCGCCTTACCACGCGGGCTGAGTTCCGGGATAAGGCCGTGGGGCGCGTGCTGGCCACGGACGTCGTCGTGGAGGCTGAGGTTGAGGAAGTAGACGAAGACACCGGCGAGGTGCGTTTGCGCGAAGAGCGCCGCGTGCTGCTCTACAAGGATCACGTCCTAAGCGAGGCGGACTACGATCTATTGCGCGATGCAGGGGTTCGGGCTGTACACGTCAAGCGGCGCGATGAGGAGATCACAGACGAAAGCGAGATCCTGCTCAACACCCTAAGCCGGGATCCCACGCGTTCGCAGCAAGAGGCCCTGGAGTACATCTACCGGCAGCTACGTCAAGGCGAGCCTCCAGATCTGGAGACGGCCCGGCAGACCATCGAGCGGCTTTTCTTCAACGAGAAGAAATACGACCTGGGTGAGGTGGGCCGCTATCGGATCAATAAGCGGCTGCGCGTGAACGTGCCCATCCACACGCGCACGCTCGCGCACGAGGATCTGATCGCCATCATCCGGGAGCTTATCGATCTCCTTAACGGCAAGGCTAAGGTCGACGATCAGGATCATCTCTCCAACCGGCGCGTGCGCACCGTAGGGGAGCAACTTGCGGCCCAATTCGGGGTGGGGCTGGCTCGGATGGCCCGCACCATTCGGGAGCGGCTCAACATCACCGAGGGCGAACAGATCCGCCCCTCGGATCTGGTGACGGCGCGCACGATCACCAGCGTAATCAACAGCTTCTTCGGCACCAATCAGCTCAGCCAGTTCATGGACCAGACCAACCCGCTGGCGGAGCTGACCCACAAGCGCCGCATGTCCGCCCTAGGTCCGGGCGGGCTGACGCGTGAACGGGCCGGTTTTGAGGTGCGCGACGTGCACTACACGCACTACGGCCGACTCTGCCCTATTGAGACCCCTGAGGGTCCGAACATCGGGCTCATCTCCTCGCTGTGCGTGTACGCGAAGGTCAACCGCTTCGGGTTCTTGGAGACCCCCTATCGGATCGTACGCGACGGCAAGGTTACAAGCGAAGTCCGCTGGCTTTCGGCCGAGGAGGAGGACGAGACGATCATCGCGCAGGCCACCACGCCGATAGACGCCGAGGGCCGAATTCGAATCGACCAGGTCCGGGCCCGCAGCGAGGCCGACTACCCGGTGGTCTCTCCGGATAAGGTCGAATATGTCGACGTGGCGCCCAACCAGATCGTAAGCGCGGCCGCGGCGCTCATCCCCTTCTTGGAGCACGATGACGCCAACCGCGCCCTGATGGGCTCAAACATGCAGCGGCAGGCCGTGCCCCTGCTCCGAACCGAGGCCCCCATCGTGGGCACGGGCCTTGAGGAGCGCGTCGCGCGCGACTCACGCGCGCTCATTTTGGCCGAGGCCGATGGCGTCGTGGAGGCCGTCGATGCCACGCGCATCGTGGTGCGCTACGATCGCTCTCCCGAAGAAGAACTGGTCTCTTTCGATCCGCCCACCAAGACGTACCGGCTCATCAAGTTCCGGCGCACCAACCAGGACACATGCATCAACCAGAAGCCGATCGTGCGCCCGGGTGATCGGGTCAAGAAGGGGGATGTCTTGGCCGACGGCTACGCCATCGAGCGCGGCGAATTGGCCCTGGGCAAGAATGTGCTGGTGGCTTTCATGCCGTGGCGCGGCTACAACTTCGAAGATGCCATCGTCGTAAGCGAACGCCTGGTGGCCGAGGACGTCTTCACCTCCGTGCACATCGACGAGTTCGAACATCAGGTGCGCGAGACCAAGCGGGGTGAAGAGGAGTTTACGCGCGAGATCCCGAACGTCTCCGAAGAGGCCACCAAGCATCTTGACGAGAACGGGATCATCCGCGTCGGGGCTGAGGTCCGGCCCAACGACATCCTGATCGGTAAGATCACCCCGAAGGGCGAGACCGACCCCACGCCCGAAGAGAAGCTGCTTCGAGCGATCTTCGGCGAGAAGGCTGGGGAGGTCAAGGACGCCTCCCTAAAGGCCCCTCCTGGCCTATACGGGGTGGTGATCGACACCAAGCTCTTTAGCCGCAAGAAGAAAGACGGAGCCGTCAAACGGGACGAGAAGCAGCTTTTGGCCGAGCTCGAACGCCGCCATAAACAGGAGCTAGCCGAACTGAACCGGCTCTTCTATGAAAAACTCTTCAAGCTCGCCGAGGGCAAGCGCTCTCTGGGGGTGCGTACCAAAGCCGGGGAGCTTCTGGTGCCTGAGGGCGCCGTCATCACCCGGAAGGCCTTCGCGAACCTGTTGCCAACCCAATTAGATGGCAACGCCGACTGGGTGGAGGACCGGGACACGAACCGGCTCATCCGGCGCCTGCATCGCAACTACATGAAGAAGTACCAGGAGCTGGAGGCCGCCTTCAAGCGCGAGCAGTTCTTCATTATGGCCGGCGATGAGCTGCCCAACTCCGGCATTTTGCAGCTGGCCAAGGTGTACGTGGCCAAAAAGCGCAAGCTGCAGGTGGGCGACAAGATGGCCGGTCGGCACGGCAACAAGGGCGTCGTGGCCAAGGTGGTGCCCGTAGAGGACATGCCGTTTCTGGAGGACGGCACGCCCGTAGACATCGTGCTCAACCCCCTGGGCGTGCCCAGCCGCATGAACTTGGGTCAGATCTACGAGACGCTCTTGGGATGGGCCGGTAAAAAGCTCGGCGTCAAGTTCGCCACCCCGGTCTTCGACGGGGCCACCTATGAAGACGTCAAAGAGTGGCTGCGCAAGGCCGGCTTGCCCGAAGATGGCAGGGTTTGGCTCTACGACGGACGCACAGGCGAGCGGTTAGACCGCAAGGTCACCGTTGGCTACATCTACATGATGAAGCTCAGCCACATGGTCGAGGACAAGATCCACGCCCGCTCCATCGGGCCTTACTCGCTAATCACCCAGCAGCCCCTGGGCGGAAAAGCCCAGTTTGGGGGGCAGCGCTTTGGCGAGATGGAGGTCTGGGCCTTGGAGGCCTACGGGGCGGCCAACGTGCTGCAGGAGATGCTCACCTACAAATCCGATGACGTGCAGGGCCGATCCAAAGTCTATGAGGCGATTGTGAAGGGCGAAAACCTCCCCGAATCTGGGGTTCCGGAATCCTTCAACGTGCTCGTGCGCGAGCTTATGGGTTTGGGGCTGGAAGTGCGCATCGAATAAGCCAAAAAGGAGGATAGAGCCTTGTCGCTGGCCAAGACGCTCAAGATCAAGCGGGATTTCACGCGCATCACGCTCTCGCTGGCCTCCCCGGAGGCGATTCTGGAACGCTCCTACGGGGAAGTGCTCAAGCCCGAGACGATCAACTACCGCTCTTTTAAGCCCGAAAAGGACGGGCTCTTCTGCGAGAAGATCTTCGGGCCCGTCAAGGACTGGGAGTGCGCCTGCGGCAAGTACAAGCGCATCCGCTACAAGGGGATCGTCTGCGATCGCTGCGGCGTGGAGGTCACCCAGAAGGCCGTGCGCCGGGAGCGCTTCGGGCACATCACCTTGGCCGTGCCCGTGGTGCACATCTGGTACTTTCGCTCGATCCCCAACAAGATCGGGCTCTTGCTGGGGATGAGCTCCAAGGAGGTGGAGCAGATCGTCTACTACGA
This genomic window contains:
- the rplA gene encoding 50S ribosomal protein L1, whose product is MPKRGKKYLEALKKFEPNREYSLEEAARLVKEVSYTRFDASVDMDVRLGVDPRHADQMVRGSVVLPHGTGRTVRVLVLANPAKQDEARAAGADYVGLEDYIQKIQEGWADVDVIIATPDVMPQLGRLGKILGPKGLMPNPKSGTVTMDVAEAVKAVKAGRIEFRVDRYGIIHASIGRVSFPPEHLVENAKALLKEILRLRPAAAKGAYVRSLYLAPTMGPGIKVNRAVLQNL
- the rplJ gene encoding 50S ribosomal protein L10 — protein: MNRAEKTQLIEQLVEKAQQAQGIYVVDFSNMTVLEEWELRRAFRKANVEYRVVKNTLLRIALERVGGHAGLLAYLNGQTAVAFGYADPIAPARLIKEYAQQNPKLRLKAASLGGEVFDGAQLEQLAAMKSRQELIGDLVGLLLAPIQNVLGALTAPGAQLVGALRTLSEREAA
- the rpoB gene encoding DNA-directed RNA polymerase subunit beta, encoding MSQPELSPNGRHTVTSSGRISFARIQPVIDYPDFLSVQLESFREFLQEDVPPEERRRVGLQEVFLENFPIQDSREEYTLDFLHYTIEPPKYTIEECQERGLTYAVTLKARLRLSFVPKDEPELAEPPIEQDVYLGTIPYMTERGTFIINGAERVIVSQLHRSPGVIFGESLHPNGTKLYTARVIPMKGSWLEFATDVNNVMWVYIDRKKKFPVTMLLRALGWSTNEDILRLFSLSEEIRLTTRAEFRDKAVGRVLATDVVVEAEVEEVDEDTGEVRLREERRVLLYKDHVLSEADYDLLRDAGVRAVHVKRRDEEITDESEILLNTLSRDPTRSQQEALEYIYRQLRQGEPPDLETARQTIERLFFNEKKYDLGEVGRYRINKRLRVNVPIHTRTLAHEDLIAIIRELIDLLNGKAKVDDQDHLSNRRVRTVGEQLAAQFGVGLARMARTIRERLNITEGEQIRPSDLVTARTITSVINSFFGTNQLSQFMDQTNPLAELTHKRRMSALGPGGLTRERAGFEVRDVHYTHYGRLCPIETPEGPNIGLISSLCVYAKVNRFGFLETPYRIVRDGKVTSEVRWLSAEEEDETIIAQATTPIDAEGRIRIDQVRARSEADYPVVSPDKVEYVDVAPNQIVSAAAALIPFLEHDDANRALMGSNMQRQAVPLLRTEAPIVGTGLEERVARDSRALILAEADGVVEAVDATRIVVRYDRSPEEELVSFDPPTKTYRLIKFRRTNQDTCINQKPIVRPGDRVKKGDVLADGYAIERGELALGKNVLVAFMPWRGYNFEDAIVVSERLVAEDVFTSVHIDEFEHQVRETKRGEEEFTREIPNVSEEATKHLDENGIIRVGAEVRPNDILIGKITPKGETDPTPEEKLLRAIFGEKAGEVKDASLKAPPGLYGVVIDTKLFSRKKKDGAVKRDEKQLLAELERRHKQELAELNRLFYEKLFKLAEGKRSLGVRTKAGELLVPEGAVITRKAFANLLPTQLDGNADWVEDRDTNRLIRRLHRNYMKKYQELEAAFKREQFFIMAGDELPNSGILQLAKVYVAKKRKLQVGDKMAGRHGNKGVVAKVVPVEDMPFLEDGTPVDIVLNPLGVPSRMNLGQIYETLLGWAGKKLGVKFATPVFDGATYEDVKEWLRKAGLPEDGRVWLYDGRTGERLDRKVTVGYIYMMKLSHMVEDKIHARSIGPYSLITQQPLGGKAQFGGQRFGEMEVWALEAYGAANVLQEMLTYKSDDVQGRSKVYEAIVKGENLPESGVPESFNVLVRELMGLGLEVRIE
- the rplL gene encoding 50S ribosomal protein L7/L12, translating into MADLQALAEQLVNLTIKEASELAKILEEQYGIKPAAAAVAVAAAPAAGGPAEAAVEEKTEFDVILKSAGPNKINVIKEVRAITGLGLTEAKALVDGAPKTVKEGISKQEAEEIAKKLRDAGAEVEIK